From Leptidea sinapis chromosome 3, ilLepSina1.1, whole genome shotgun sequence, a single genomic window includes:
- the LOC126979430 gene encoding ichor: MKSGGVTGGGPGSSELLLGAWLDPKHDGSSPPCHELLDSLLAPPPLAELKPLPPFTGYTGHLSINGISGHHFHAIAQRLPEENNNYPTQSGYGDNEVVSSSTCATDSEPPDLEDVKPFPLDAPDTKPFAESTVPGAADSCAQSCSPPNKLFDDAPKQEMYDLSSIEDIAAIIGSAIADTTVPSQPEDPERNDSRDSWMDIDMTWITSANSHGEKIVPQDLSEFGLSISPPPSQNHQTSIDFHGKNNQKFKTQEFFQNNFGQAGTTLQNLLSQSYMPLLQNRLQNGPPVKQEAPSSTSYGMDVISTSSPPGNAVSTTDGVGGLLNGRYAPHYALSLKPDGLCSPDRLLGYPHAHTTTITPSNKSKRSRAKAKQGNNGNLHGGSLSFSSATSAELSGLLGKEKPVHRCGICNRGFLNKSNIKVHLRTHTGEKPFRCDVCAKAFRQKAHLIKHQQIHKRIGRD; this comes from the coding sequence ATGAAGAGTGGCGGCGTGACAGGCGGCGGGCCTGGCTCCAGCGAGCTGCTGCTGGGCGCGTGGCTCGACCCAAAGCACGACGGCTCGTCCCCGCCCTGCCACGAGCTGCTCGACTCGCTCCTGGCACCTCCGCCCCTCGCCGAGCTCAAACCCCTCCCGCCCTTCACCGGCTACACCGGACATCTCTCTATCAACGGAATCTCCGGTCACCACTTTCACGCCATCGCCCAGCGTCTGCCGGAAGAAAACAACAACTATCCCACTCAGAGCGGCTACGGAGATAATGAAGTAGTCTCCTCATCGACTTGCGCTACAGATTCAGAGCCACCCGATTTGGAAGATGTTAAGCCGTTTCCTCTAGATGCTCCGGACACAAAACCTTTCGCTGAATCTACAGTGCCGGGTGCGGCCGACTCTTGTGCTCAATCGTGTTCTCCACCAAACAAACTATTTGATGATGCACCTAAGCAAGAAATGTATGATTTAAGTTCTATTGAGGATATAGCGGCTATTATTGGTTCTGCAATAGCAGACACCACTGTTCCTTCTCAACCAGAAGACCCTGAGAGAAATGACTCCAGAGATAGTTGGATGGACATAGACATGACGTGGATAACGAGTGCAAACAGTCATGGCGAAAAAATTGTACCTCAAGACCTTTCTGAATTTGGTCTATCGATTTCGCCTCCCCCTTCTCAGAACCATCAAACATCTATAGACTTTCATGGCAAGAATAATCAAAAGTTTAAAACTCAAGAGTTCTTCCAAAACAATTTCGGACAAGCCGGAACAACTCTTCAGAATTTACTCAGCCAGAGCTACATGCCATTGCTACAGAACCGCCTACAAAATGGTCCTCCAGTGAAGCAGGAAGCACCGAGCTCGACAAGTTACGGCATGGATGTAATCTCGACATCCTCTCCTCCTGGCAATGCCGTTTCCACCACAGACGGAGTAGGTGGCTTACTCAATGGAAGATACGCTCCGCACTACGCGCTCAGCTTAAAACCTGATGGGCTCTGCAGTCCCGATAGATTACTAGGATATCCTCACGCTCATACAACGACAATCACACCGTCGAACAAGAGCAAACGAAGTAGAGCAAAAGCGAAACAAGGAAACAATGGAAATCTACATGGCGGTTCTTTGTCATTTTCATCGGCGACGTCCGCCGAGCTAAGTGGACTCCTCGGCAAAGAGAAACCAGTTCACAGATGTGGCATTTGTAACAGAGGGTTTTTGAATAAGTCAAATATTAAAGTGCACCTCCGTACACACACGGGTGAAAAACCGTTCAGGTGTGACGTGTGCGCTAAGGCATTCCGTCAGAAGGCGCATCTTATAAAGCACCAACAGATTCACAAGCGGATCGGAAGAGACTGA